One region of Thunnus albacares chromosome 8, fThuAlb1.1, whole genome shotgun sequence genomic DNA includes:
- the LOC122987536 gene encoding gonadotropin-releasing hormone II receptor-like isoform X1, with amino-acid sequence MSGNWSVLRLSSLAPPTSSVALPPPNNSHFPPLTDWEAPSFTRAAQFRVGATLVLFLFAACSNLALLASVWRGRGRRLASHLRPLILSLASADLMMTFVVMPLDAVWNVTVQWYGGDALCKLLCFLKLFAMHASAFILVVISLDRQHAILHPLDALSAHCRNRRMLLLAWSLSLLLASPQLFIFRAIQAHGVDFTQCATHGSFSRRWQETLYNMFHFITLYIVPLLVMSCCYSRILLHINQQHLQNKAGESYLRRSGTDIIPKARMKTLKMTVVIVLSFVVCWTPYYLLGIWYWFQPDMLRVTPEYVHHALFVFGNLNTCCDPVIYGFYTPSFRADLAACCRRTRRDADASPRSLDRLSARQCPHSGENESDPATNNQAAGD; translated from the exons aTGTCAGGTAACTGGTCCGTCTTGAGGCTGTCATCACTGGCCCCACCCACCAGCTCTGTAGCCCTGCCCCCTCCCAACAACTCCCACTTCCCCCCGCTGACGGACTGGGAGGCTCCCAGCTTCACCCGGGCCGCTCAGTTCCGTGTCGGCGCCACCTTGGTGCTCTTCCTGTTTGCCGCCTGCAGTAACCTCGCCCTATTGGCCAGTGTGTGGCGTGGCCGTGGGCGGCGGCTGGCGTCTCACCTGCGTCCGCTGATCCTGAGCCTGGCATCGGCCGACCTGATGATGACGTTTGTGGTGATGCCTCTGGATGCGGTGTGGAACGTGACGGTTCAGTGGTACGGAGGCGACGCCCTCTGTAAGCTGCTCTGCTTCCTGAAGCTGTTCGCCATGCATGCCTCTGCCTTCATCCTCGTCGTCATCAGCCTCGACCGCCAGCACGCCATCCTTCACCCACTGGACGCTCTGAGCGCACACTGCAGGAACCGACGCATGCTGCTGCTGGCCTGGAGCCTCAGCCTGCTGCTCgcatcaccacag CTGTTTATCTTCCGGGCGATCCAGGCGCACGGCGTTGACTTCACCCAGTGCGCGACTCACGGCAGCTTCAGCCGCCGCTGGCAGGAAACTCTCTACAACATGTTCCACTTCATCACGCTGTACATCGTCCCGCTACTGGTGATGAGCTGCTGCTACAGCCGCATCCTGCTGCACATCAACCAGCAGCACCTGCAGAACAAAG CAGGTGAGTCGTACCTGCGGCGCAGTGGCACTGACATCATCCCGAAGGCTCGGATGAAGACTCTGAAGATGACGGTGGTCATCGTGCTGTCATTCGTGGTGTGCTGGACTCCGTACTACCTGCTGGGGATCTGGTACTGGTTCCAGCCTGATATGCTGCGCGTCACACCTGAGTACGTCCACCACGCCCTCTTCGTGTTCGGGAACCTGAACACCTGCTGCGACCCCGTCATCTACGGCTTCTACACGCCGTCCTTCAGGGCCGACCTCGCCGCCTGCTGCCGGAGGACGAGGAGGGACGCCGACGCCTCTCCGCGCTCTCTGGACCGGCTGTCCGCCCGACAGTGTCCTCACAGCGGGGAGAACGAGTCGGACCCCGCCACCAACAACCAGGCTGCCGGAgactaa
- the LOC122987536 gene encoding gonadotropin-releasing hormone II receptor-like isoform X2, with the protein MSGNWSVLRLSSLAPPTSSVALPPPNNSHFPPLTDWEAPSFTRAAQFRVGATLVLFLFAACSNLALLASVWRGRGRRLASHLRPLILSLASADLMMTFVVMPLDAVWNVTVQWYGGDALCKLLCFLKLFAMHASAFILVVISLDRQHAILHPLDALSAHCRNRRMLLLAWSLSLLLASPQLFIFRAIQAHGVDFTQCATHGSFSRRWQETLYNMFHFITLYIVPLLVMSCCYSRILLHINQQHLQNKGESYLRRSGTDIIPKARMKTLKMTVVIVLSFVVCWTPYYLLGIWYWFQPDMLRVTPEYVHHALFVFGNLNTCCDPVIYGFYTPSFRADLAACCRRTRRDADASPRSLDRLSARQCPHSGENESDPATNNQAAGD; encoded by the exons aTGTCAGGTAACTGGTCCGTCTTGAGGCTGTCATCACTGGCCCCACCCACCAGCTCTGTAGCCCTGCCCCCTCCCAACAACTCCCACTTCCCCCCGCTGACGGACTGGGAGGCTCCCAGCTTCACCCGGGCCGCTCAGTTCCGTGTCGGCGCCACCTTGGTGCTCTTCCTGTTTGCCGCCTGCAGTAACCTCGCCCTATTGGCCAGTGTGTGGCGTGGCCGTGGGCGGCGGCTGGCGTCTCACCTGCGTCCGCTGATCCTGAGCCTGGCATCGGCCGACCTGATGATGACGTTTGTGGTGATGCCTCTGGATGCGGTGTGGAACGTGACGGTTCAGTGGTACGGAGGCGACGCCCTCTGTAAGCTGCTCTGCTTCCTGAAGCTGTTCGCCATGCATGCCTCTGCCTTCATCCTCGTCGTCATCAGCCTCGACCGCCAGCACGCCATCCTTCACCCACTGGACGCTCTGAGCGCACACTGCAGGAACCGACGCATGCTGCTGCTGGCCTGGAGCCTCAGCCTGCTGCTCgcatcaccacag CTGTTTATCTTCCGGGCGATCCAGGCGCACGGCGTTGACTTCACCCAGTGCGCGACTCACGGCAGCTTCAGCCGCCGCTGGCAGGAAACTCTCTACAACATGTTCCACTTCATCACGCTGTACATCGTCCCGCTACTGGTGATGAGCTGCTGCTACAGCCGCATCCTGCTGCACATCAACCAGCAGCACCTGCAGAACAAAG GTGAGTCGTACCTGCGGCGCAGTGGCACTGACATCATCCCGAAGGCTCGGATGAAGACTCTGAAGATGACGGTGGTCATCGTGCTGTCATTCGTGGTGTGCTGGACTCCGTACTACCTGCTGGGGATCTGGTACTGGTTCCAGCCTGATATGCTGCGCGTCACACCTGAGTACGTCCACCACGCCCTCTTCGTGTTCGGGAACCTGAACACCTGCTGCGACCCCGTCATCTACGGCTTCTACACGCCGTCCTTCAGGGCCGACCTCGCCGCCTGCTGCCGGAGGACGAGGAGGGACGCCGACGCCTCTCCGCGCTCTCTGGACCGGCTGTCCGCCCGACAGTGTCCTCACAGCGGGGAGAACGAGTCGGACCCCGCCACCAACAACCAGGCTGCCGGAgactaa
- the LOC122988129 gene encoding immunoglobulin superfamily DCC subclass member 3-like, translating into MNVVNSFIIIIIAIFIFIILRLSVSVGGASELAFLKEPGDVIAARDRPLMLDCQVEGEGPISITWRRNGVPVATGVRATVLPNGTLLIKNFSKRRESNETDAGEYDCAAQNHYGMLISRKARVQLASLPKFLSHPESVAVDEGGVARLTCQVNGIPEANITWQRDRRPLSTEDPRYTLLPNGILQITGVRRTDSGLYRCVASNIANTRYSHEAQLSVTVAGSRIYKEPVILSGPQNLTINVHQTAILECIATGNPRPIVSWSRLDGRSIGVEGIQVLGTGNLMISDATLQHSGVYVCSANRPGSRSRRTALGRLFVQAPPEFVQWPQSVSRPAGGSAVFSCTASGVPEPHLIWLKNGKLLVPSGNVKLTNGNTTLAITRITPEDEAIYQCIAENSAGTNQASARLAISQGPELPEAPVGLQATPLSSTSLQLIWEQPPEHVSQHIIGYVLHIRRLGEPDSAELQEAVSKTTFRHEFANLEAATTYSIYLKAYSALGGSQQSNTITSTTLGGVPSSPSFFTKVLNQTAMQVYWELPSKPGKVEGFRLEYRGVSNPDIQGQETFPGHINTHTISHLEPGAVYEIQLVAFNGNGDGPSNRRLVSLSEGGNPAAAGPNCNCDQSDGSMSTLLVGVHSGLACILCCLLFILLGYRRSFLCRKAASWETPPTLDGVRGPKIHTPESIELSQRCDSTPPPVMVMVEATPPVQAGTGNG; encoded by the exons ATGAATGTCGTCAacagcttcatcatcatcatcattgccatcttcatcttcatcatcctcagACTCTCTGTGA GTGTGGGCGGAGCCTCGGAGCTGGCCTTCCTGAAAGAGCCCGGTGACGTCATCGCGGCGAGGGACCGCCCCCTGATGCTGGACTGTCAGGTAGAAGGGGAGGGGCCTATCTCCATCACCTGGCGGAGGAACGGCGTTCCCGTGGCGACCGGCGTCAGGGCGACGGTGCTCCCTAACGGAACGCTGCTCATCAAGAACTTCTCCAAGAGACGAGAAAGTAACGAGACGGACGCCGGCGAGTACGACTGCGCCGCGCAGAACCACTACGGCATGCTGATCAGCCGCAAGGCCCGAGTCCAGCTCGCAT CCCTCCCTAAGTTCCTGTCTCACCCTGAGTCTGTGGCGGTGGATGAAGGGGGCGTGGCCAGACTCACCTGTCAGGTAAATGGAATCCCAGAAGCCAACATCACCTGGCAGAGAGACCGACGCCCACTGAGCACCGAGGACCCCAg ATACACTCTGCTTCCTAACGGCATCCTGCAGATCACCGGCGTCCGGCGGACCGACAGCGGCTTGTATCGCTGCGTCGCCTCCAACATCGCCAACACCCGTTACAGCCACGAGGCCCAGCTGTCCGTCACCG TTGCAGGATCCAGGATCTACAAGGAGCCCGTCATCCTGTCCGGTCCTCAGAACCTCACCATCAACGTCCACCAGACCGCCATCTTGGAGTGCATTGCCACAGGAAACCCCCGCCCCATTGTGTCCTGGAGTCGCCTTG ACGGGCGGTCCATAGGTGTGGAGGGGATCCAGGTTTTGGGAACCGGGAATCTGATGATCTCTGACGCCACGCTGCAACATTCAGGAGTTTACGTTTGTTCAGCCAACAGACCGGGAAGCAGATCCCGACGCACGGCGCTCGGACGACTGTTCGTACAAG ctcctccagagTTTGTGCAGTGGCCTCAGTCCGTCTCcagaccagcagggggcagcgcCGTCTTCAGCTGCACGGCGTCCGGCGTCCCGGAGCCGCACCTCATCTGGCTGAAGAACGGCAAACTGCTGGTGCCCAGCGGCAACGTCAAACTCACCAACGGAAACAC GACGCTCGCCATCACCCGCATCACCCCCGAGGACGAGGCCATCTATCAATGCATCGCAGAGAACAGCGCCGGCACCAACCAGGCCAGCGCCCGTCTCGCCATCAGCCAGGGGCCCGAGCTGCCCGAGGCCCCCGTCGGCCTCCAGGCCACGCCCCTCAGCTCCACCAGCCTCCAGCTGATCTGGGAACAGCCGCCAGAGCACGTCAGCCAGCACATCATCGGATACGTCCTGCACATCCGACGACTCGGAG AGCCGGACAGTGCGGAGCTGCAGGAGGCCGTCAGTAAAACGACCTTCAGACACGAGTTTGCCAACCTGGAAGCAGCCACCACCTACTCCATCTACCTGAAGGCTTACTCTGCTCTGGGAGGAAGCCAGCAGTCCAACACCATCACCTCAACTACACTGGGGGGCG TTCCCAGTTCTCCCAGTTTCTTCACAAAGGTGTTGAACCAGACAGCCATGCAGGTgtactgggagctgcccagtaaGCCGGGGAAGGTGGAGGGCTTCAGGCTGGAGTACCGTGGGGTTTCCAACCCAGACATCCAGGGACAGGAGACCTTCCCAGGACACATCAACACCCACACCATTTCTCACCTGG AACCAGGAGCGGTTTATGAGATCCAGCTGGTGGCGTTTAATGGGAACGGAGACGGTCCATCTAACCGCCGCCTGGTGTCTCTGTCAGAAGGAGGAAACCCTGCAGCAG CTGGTCCgaactgtaactgtgatcagTCTGACGGTTCGATGTCGACTCTGCTGGTGGGTGTTCACAGCGGCCTCGCCTGCATCCTCTGCTGCCTGCTCTTCATCCTGCTGGGATACAGACGCAG TTTTTTGTGCAGGAAGGCGGCGAGCTGGGAGACGCCGCCCACTCTGGATGGTGTCAGAGGCCCTAAAATTCACACACCTGAGAGCATCGAGCTGagccag AGATGTGACTCCACCCCTCCTCCAGTGATGGTCATGGTTGAAGCAACCCCACCCGTCCAGGCCGGCACAGGCAACGGATAA